One Glycine max cultivar Williams 82 chromosome 3, Glycine_max_v4.0, whole genome shotgun sequence DNA window includes the following coding sequences:
- the LOC100817491 gene encoding 60S acidic ribosomal protein P2-4 has protein sequence MKVIAAYLLAVLGGNAAPSADDLRDILGSVGADANDDNISNFLSEVKGKDIVELIASGREKLASVPSGGGAAVAVAAAPGGGPAAPAAAESKKEEKVEEKEESDDDMGFSLFD, from the exons ATGAAGGTCATCGCCGCCTACTTGCTCGCCGTTTTGGGAGGCAACGCAGCCCCTTCCGCCGATGACTTGAGGGACATCCTTGGCTCCG TTGGAGCTGACGCGAACGATGACAACATCAGCAACTTCTTGTCTGAAGTTAAGGGCAAAGACATTGTGGAGCTTATCGCCTCCGGTAGGGAAAAGCTGGCCTCCGTGCCTTCTGGCGGTGGCGCCGCCGTTGCCGTTGCTGCCGCTCCCGGCGGTGGCCCTGCTGCACCGGCTGCCGCCGAATCGAAGAAGGAGGAAAAGGTTGAAGAGAAGGAGGAATCGGATGAC GATATGGGATTCAGTCTCTTTGATTAA